Genomic DNA from Oncorhynchus tshawytscha isolate Ot180627B linkage group LG04, Otsh_v2.0, whole genome shotgun sequence:
ataacaatgcgaaaacaggtttttagacattttaggaaatgaattaaatataaaaacagaaacaccttatttacataagtattcatacgctttgctatgagactctacaTTGAGTTTagatgcatcttgtttccattgattatccttcagatgtttctacaacttgattggagtccacctgtggtgaattcaattgattagacatgatttggaacatctcacacctgtctatataaaggtcctacagttgtcagtgcctgtcagagcaaaaaccaagccatgaggtcgaaggaatgccaagagtgtgaaaagctgtcatcaaggcaaagggtggctactttgaacaatctcaaatataaaatatattttgattttttcaTGCATTTTgggtgactacatgattccatatgtgttatttcatagttttgatgtcttcactattaatctacaatgtagaaaatagtaaaaataaagaaaaaccctgaaatgagtagatgtgtccaaacttttgtctggtactgtatctaTACATACATTTACATATACAGGACTCTGActttgctcgtcctaatatttattgGGGCTGCAGGATAGCCTGAAGGTtgcaagtggttagagcgtttgccTAGTAACCATTGCCTGGTTAAATTTATAGATTTCTTAAATCCATTCTTCTActcagatttgtgtgtattgttagatattactgcactgttggagctgggaacacaaccATTTCACTACAGccataataacatctgctaaatatgtgtacgttCATATTGACGTTTTCTGATAGGTTCAATTCTGCAGTGTATGATATGTAACCATGGTGACACTGTAATATATATCCCTCCCTTCATTCATCAGTGTTACCAAGAAGGACAAAGCCACCGTCTGTGTGACTCCAGATGCAAGATGGATCAACAAAGTCATTGTCAAGTTACAAAGgtaaatacaacacacacacacacacacacacacttctgttgaCTTTAACACAGACCATCTCTTTCTACAGtaccaacaagaagaagagaagTGCATAACTTCCCCATCTCAACCACCATTGAGTGAATTGGAACAGGAATGTATCAAGTTGGAGCTAAATGGAAATGTGATCCCAATGTGACACCAATGTAATACCAATGTAATACCAATGTGATACCAATGTGATACCAATGTAATACCAATGTAATACCAATGTAATACCAATGTAATACCAATGTGATACCAATGTAATGCCAATGTAATACCAATGTAATGCCAATGTAATGCCAATGTAATGCCAATGTGATACCAATGTAATAGCAATGTGATGCCAATGGATTCTATTCAAATATGATTCCAATACCAAGTTAATTAGTTTATCTGAAATGATCTCAGTATGTATTGTTAGGTTCTTATTATTCAGAGTAAATAACCcatggacactagagaagctttaaccaagtttaattcttcccagaggttctgtacagctgtaattcagacaaccCAACATTTGTCCCTTCCAGATATTTATATCCCACTTATTAagaccctcctccttctcttcaatCTTTTCATTTTATGGttctacaggaagagagaaaaaatGGAAACAGGAAACCAAACCTTTATTACTCCCTTCAGGTGACCTGTcctgacctcctgacctcaacccctccttcacctaatccacagatgtccatctgtctcccctatTTCACACTTTGCTCTCCTCTCGTCCCCCAACACATTCCACCGCTATCTGTCTTTCTACAGAGACCCAGTCTCTTTTACTCCTTAATATACTATGTGTCTAATCTGtcatgtctttaatatctcaatgttcaaactGTCGAATCCAACAAGTCCCTACTACTCCTTCAGTTACCTTCCCTActactccttcagttactgtccctactactccttcagttactgtccctacagctccttcagttactgtccctacagctccttcagttactgtccctacagctccttcagttactgtccctactactccttcagttactgtccctactagCACCCAAACCCCTCACAGAATTCCCACTCCAGGATCCCAATCTGGTGAAATTTGGATCAAAACAAAAACTCAAAGTGAAATCAgcaataaatacagtatatcacaatCCATATATCACAATCCATATATCACAATCCATATATCACAATACATATATCACAATACATATATCACAATACATATATCACAATACATATATCACAATACATATATCACAATACATATATCACAATACATATATCACAATACATATATCACAATACATATATCACAATACATATATCACAATACATATATCACAATACATATATCACAATACATATATCACAATACATATATCACAATACATATATCACAATCCATATAATATATCACAATCCATATATCACAATCCATATATCACAATCCATATATCACAATACATATATCACAATACATATATCACAATACATATATCACAATACATATATCACAATACATATATCACAATCCATATATCACAATCCATATATCACAATCCATATATCACAATCCATATATCACAATCCATATATCACAATCCATATATCACAATACATATATCACAATACATATATCACAATACATATGTCACAATACATATATCACAATACATATGTCACAAGTTACTGTCTTTCCTTATTAACATGTAGTTTCCTTTCTACAGgcagcctgaacacagtaccactgtataaGTACCCAAAACCAGGACCTCAGGGAACTGGTCATTTTCCCCTTTCAAAcacgtgatttaaaaaaaatagaccaATTCGACTAACTAATCATCTTAGAATTACAACTCTTTATTACTCTCTACGGAAATGTATTACTCtctacggggcggcagggtagcctagtggttagagtgtagaggcggcagggtggcctagtggttagagtgtagaggcggcagggtagcctagtggttagagtgtagaggcggcagggtagcctagtggttagagtgtagaggcggcagggtggcctagtggttagagtgtagaggcggcagggtagcctagtggttagagctgttggcagggtagcctagtggttagcagtTCAAATccccggcagggtagcctagggttaaagtctgtcgttctgcctagTGGTTAGGCAGTTAACCCGGCtgttggcctagtggttagagtgtagaaaagggtagcctattggttcttaaggtggcagggtagcctggtggttaaagtttaaaacaaatacaaaataattatCCTAAAGTAAAGGGTACCTATTTGAATAGAGAATAGGGTTTCCATTATTTTTATAATTAATTCCCCCTGTTTGTTCATTTCAGGGTTGTGGTTGATCATtcctggcagggtagcctagttgttagagtgtaaACAGGGGCAGGGTTCAAatgcctctctgtttctctccctgtggTAAATCCCTCTTCAAAACATAGAGTGTaaaggtggcagggtagcctagtggttagagtgtagaggtggcagggtagcctagtggttagagtgtagattcGGCAGGGTCTCCTTGGTTAGATTGTAGgggccagggtagcctagtggttagagtgtaaaggtggcagggtagccttggttagagtgtagaggtggcaaaAGCCTAGTGGTTTTAGATtaggggggcagggtagcctagtggttagattcctggcagggtagcctagtggttagagtgtaggttagggtagcctagtggttagattccTCATGACCCGGCAGGGTATTGGTTAGGTTGGACTAACACCTaactgcaagttcaaaccccagtTGACAAGGTTACAAACCTGTcgtactgcccctgaacaggcagttaacccactgttcctaggttagttaacccactgttcctaattaacccactgttcctagaccagttaacccactgttcctagaccagttaacccactagaccagttaacccactgttcctagaccagttaaccctctgttcctagaccagttaacccactgttcctagaccttaACCCACTGACCCCAGATATTTCCTAGGTTAGTTAACCCACTATACCAGTTAACCCATGACCAGTTAACCCAGTTCCCAGGCCGTTTAGGTTTGttaactgatttgcctggttAACGACATGATCTCTCTAACGATTCACAGATCTCCTTTTCCCCATGATTCTCCATAACCACCACACCACATAGAAAATATGTAAGTTCATTTTAGGTTTGGTAACACCTACAAATACTAATTCCTATACTAATTCCTTGTGACCCCAGTTCATTTTAGGTTAGGTAACACCTATACTAATTCCTTGTGACCCCAGTTCATTTTAGGTTAGGTAACACCTATACTAATTCCTCTTGACCCCAGTTCATTTTAGGTTAGGTAACACCTATACTAATTCCTTGTGACCCCAGTTCATTTTAGGTTAGGTAACACCTATACTAATTCCTTGTGACCCCTCCACCCTTCCATTCAAGAATCCTATTCCAGAATAAGACAACATAAAATCTACATTTATTTCCAAATAAAACCAGAAAAAATGTCTCATGATTTAAAACCCCCCCAAGGCCTTCTGAGAGTGTTGTGTCATATAATTTAAATGTGTTACCTTTAGTATCCATTCCTCTGTCATTTCACCTAGAATCTTCGAACCAAAATATGTTTTCCTGTGGCAAATTTCTCCTCCGGAATCCGCAATATTTACATGTGGttctctcacactttctctcacCAAGGCAGCCACCTCAGCCATTCCCTCTGCTTTATGATTACCTATGGAGATTTGATCTGTACGACTAGTATGAGGATCACATTTCACCACTGTTAATTTACTGGGTAACTGACATGCTTCTAATAATGCCTAATTTCTCCTTCTCACTCACCTCCCTCATCACCATCACTTATGTtttagtggtgtgtgtttggagtattcaggagttgtgtgtgtgtgtgtttgtgtgtgtgtgtgtgtgtgtgtgtgtgtgtgtgtgtgtgtgtgtgtgtgtgttgtgtagtattcagtgtgtgtgtgtgtgtgtgtgtgtgtgtgtgtgtgtgtgtgtgtgtgtgtgtgtgtgtgtagggtagggcGCATGGTGTAGTAGAGAGCATAGCAGTGCAGACCCCTGGAGGTTGagtgtttgaaggggtacgggacgaTACAAAGTTTGTGAACCACTGGGGTAGATGATGAAAAGACACATTATGATGTGATTGTGATTTTCCTGAACACCTCTGGAGGCAGTCAGACATGCATTGACATGCATCAACTGTTGGAGTCAGCTGTTGAATGGACAACTGCTACTAATATCGTCCTCATGGTTCCTACTGCTCCTCTGGTGGTGTAACAGAGACATCTGGTGGTCAGAGAAGGTTACTGCATGTGATATTTAATTACCTTTCAGTCATATGGACATCTGCATTCAGACTGATGCTCCATCACTTCCTCTGGTCTTCTCAAACTGCTGTCCTagagtattagtagtagtagcagcagtagtagtagtagtagtagtagtagtagtagtagtagtagtagtagtagtagtagtagcacatTTCCTCTGTAAggtctggtggtagtagtagtggttagaaTAAACACATTTCAGTAAGGTCTGATTCTGATTGGTTAGTATAAACACAGTCAGTAGTAGTTTTAGTAAGTGCTCCACTTGGTGGCTGAATTTATAGCTGAAACGTTGTAGTGCAGTACTCTGCTTGACAGATCAGAacgttagtagtagtagtgactgtctGAACCAAACCTGTGAGCCAGAAGATGGGCTTTTAGCCAGATCGTAGTAGAAAAACTATATCTAAATAGCATTACTGTAAGCAGAAAGTCAGGTACCAGTAGCTAACGTTCAACTAGTACATAGAAACATCATTCTGGCACTATGGGGACACTATTTAAagtccagtagtagtagtacagaaTGTCTCTTTTAGTAGTCCTGGTGGAGATGGTAGAGCTCtagggcagtagtagtagcagtggtagttgAGTAGTAGTAGGTTACCAGTAGTAAAGTAGTGAGCAGTGAGTAGTGTATTATTGTTAAGgtgtgagatggagagagctctCAGGGCCAGAGAGAGTGGTTAAATGTTGAATGTAGTAGGTTACCATAGCAGTGAGCCTCAGTGAAAAGCTCTGTATAAAAACATGTATTATTGTTAAGGTGTGGCTGCCACTTCCTGTCTGAGAGCCAGTGTTAGACTTAGAGCCTGCCTACTGTTGAAATCTCAGTGTTGACAGCTCAGTGTCCTGAATAGACTCAGTGTGTGACAGCTCAGTGTTGACAGGAAATCAAGAATATGATTCAGTTGACAGCTCTGTGTTGACAACCTGAGTtgaaagaacagttataacagcTCAGTGAAACAGCTACTGTTGATAGCTACAGTTTGACAGCTCCAGTGTTGACAGCTAAGTGTTGACATCCTCAAATATTGACAGCTCAAATAATGACAGCACCAGTGTGACAATGTTGACATCCTCAGTGTTGACAGCTCAGTTTGACAGCTCAGTGTTGACAGCTCAGTGTTGACAGCTCAGTGTTGACAGCTCAGTGTTGACATCCTCAGTGTTGACAGCTCAGTGTTGACAGCTCAGTGTTGACAGCTCAGTGTTGACAGCTCAGTTTTGACAGCTCAGTGTTGACAGCTCAGTGTTGACAGCTCAGTGTTGACATCCTCAGTGTTGACAGCTCAGTGTTGACAGCTCAATGTTGACAGCTCAGTTTTGACATCCTCAGTGTTGACAGCTCAGTGTTGACAGCTCAGCTCTGTACGGTAGAGAATCATCCAAGACAAACAATGTCCAAACACTGATGTCTTACAAAGTGACATTTCTTTATTTCAACGATGTCAGTCTCATGTGGTATCAGAGTTCCATTGGGATAGATTGTAACTCAactttaggaaggtgttcttaatgttttgtgcactcagtgtatatttaaaGTTTCAACATGAAACAATTTGAATAAGAACAGGAAGTAGTGTTTGGTAAATACAGTATggttctctgttcaatagtagACCTCCTCAAACACTGAGTAAAAGTCTCACTCAGATCTTTAGAGTTCTCAGTCTCTGACTCCGCCCGCTGACCTCCTGACCCCCCACAACCCTCTCCATTCTAAAGGTCTGCAGTGCAAAGGTCAATAATCTACGTTGGATTGGAATTCTGTTTTACGTCTCATCAAGATCTTTACagacctccctcccctccttctcttgaCACTGTAGACTGGACCAGACATTATTCTGTCTTGTTTTCCCCATGACCACCATGATCCATGGTCACCCCCCACGGTACAGTGGACAGTAGACCTGGTCTGGTTCATCATCATTGACAGTGATTGTGAATCATATCAGATTGTGGAGAATCCAACTTGATGAGTTTCTCCTGACCCAGCCCAACAACCCTATCAGTGCCCTCTGACCTTTCTCCTCTCGTTCCAGTCTCTTCTGCAACACTGAGTGAGCATCCCTGACTTCTTTCAAGTTCTGTCttagtctctccatctctatattcTTATCCTCTACAATCACTCtattcttctcctccatctgtctattcttctcctccatctgtctgCTGAACTCCCTCTGCATCTTTGTCTGTGAGATCATGATGCTCCTCTGTAACTCAGGTAGGACTATCTTCATCAGGTTTCTCTCTGCTTCAACTCTGGCTTCTCCTTCATAGTTCTCCAtctcctgtctgtgtctctcctccatctccctcctctcattctctctcttctctctaaatctctccagctttctctccatctcctccctcctatcAGACTCCCTCTTcagctccctctccagctctcttttcttctcctcatccctctcttctttcacCTGTCTCTCCAGTTCACTGGTTCTTTCACTGAGTGTTCTGATATCTCCCTCATGTTCCTGGATCACTCCCTCTATCTTTATCAGAGAGTCCTGCAACTCCTTCTCAAGCCTCTCTCTcaagtccctctcctccctctgtttcctctctcctctctctctctggatctttccctccatctctctaaccTGGTCCTCTGCCTCCTGGTAGGTCTGACTGCTGTagaatctctctctgtttcctgccaCCATCTCCTCTACCTGATCCAGCAGCTCTGATACCTGAGTGCCATGGGCCCTGTCCTTAATGTTGAGGACGTGGTACCTGCTCCCACTTTTCTCTACAAGCTGCTGGAGGTCCTGACTTCCTGCTTGGAGAAACTCCTCAATGCTCTGCTCTTTCAGTCCATCATCATGGGTGAATAGAATCACAGTGTGTTCCCAACAACCCTCCCCAAAcatctcctccattctctccagcacccctctctcctcccccttagAGGGCTCCACTGGTATGACCAGGAGGAAGGCGTGGGGTCCCGgggcagacagacggacacagagcCCCACATCCTGTCTCATCTCCTCCAGAGAGACTCCAGGACAGAACCAGTCTGGAGTGTCCACCAGCACCAGCCGTCTCCCACAcacgtccccctctctcctcttactcCTCTGGGTCACTGCAGAGGGGCTGGCCTGGGCCCCAAACTCCTCTCTGCCCAGGATGGTGTTTCCTGCTGCACTCCTCCCAGCCCCAGTCCTCCCCAGCAGCACCAGTCTCAGCTCAGACACACTGGGAGACACTGGGGAGTCTGGactgctgctctctcctcccactgcaacacaacacacagcactGATCAACACTCTGACTCTCTGGAGGATGTAGAACagtgtctaatataatataatctacaTCCATAACTCACTACGTGGAGGTAACTCCATGCTGTGTCTCCTCCTCAGTGGAAGTGTGGGGTCTGTATCTGAGGTCTCTCCTCCCACTGTAACAACAGAGAACTggtcaacatactgactcatcagAGACACATTTAAAACATAGTATAAACAAACTACAAATACATTACACATCATAGTGAAATATAGATTATTGGAGAACATAGAGAATATCAAGATTGATGACATTTTGAGACAACAGGACAATATTGATAACTCACTAAGTGAAGGATGGTCCACTATAGACTAGAAACAGTAGGAGACAACAGGACAATATTGATAACTCACTAAGTGGAGGATGGTCCACTATAGACTAGAAACAGTAGGAGACAACAGGACAATATTGATAACTCACTAAGTGAAGGATGGACCACTATAGACTAGAAACAGTAGGAGACAACAGGACAATATTGATAACTCACTAAGTGAAGGATGGTCCACTATAGACTAGAAACAGTAGGAGACAACAGGACAATATTGATAACTCACTAAGTGAAGGATGGTCCACTATAGACTAGAAACAGTAGGAGACAACAGGACAATATTGATAACTCACTAAGTGGAGGAACCTCCATGCTGTCTCTCCTCCTGACTGGGAGGATGGAACCTGTATCTGACGTCTCTCCATGTTCTAAAATAACAGAACAACCATTTAGAATGAGAACCTTTCCCTCAGTGACACATGACGGCACATAGACCTACTGAAGGGGAGTTCTGGGTTTCTACTGAAATGTTAAGTATCACATATCTCACTCACCAGTCATCTGGGCTGAGATCTCTCTTCTCAGTCTCTCTACCTCAGTCTTCACATCACATATCTGTTGAGCTGAAATAACAAAGGAGGACTAGGATCTGAATTCTGTGTTAAAGACTTTAGACAGAAATATGATGCAGAGGGAAAGTATGAAGTGATGGACAACAATATTCACAACTCAGTGGAGAGTCGACAATAACCTGAGAATTGAGGAAAGTACAGAAGACTAAATGTATTAACGGTGTGAATAATCACCCAGTTCAGCATTTTCATTGTTGACATCCTCCACCTGTTTGTCTCTTTCCTTTaactggttctctctctcctctagtagGTTGTCTTTCTCTTCtacttcctgtctcctctcttctacttcctgtctcctctcttttaGTTCATTTTCTTTTCCCTCCAGTTCATTTTCcagttctgtccttctctcccagtCTCCAGTCTGTTGAAGTCTTTTTCCTTTACTCTTGTCTTTCCTTTAGTTGTTTGTCTCTCTTCCAgcagtctgtccttctctcccagtctgtggttcctgtcctctagttgaaggTCTTTTTCCTGCAGTAGGACTCTGAAGTTCTCTACTTGGCTGTTCTTGTCCTGCAGGTTCTTTCTCAGAGCCTCTAGTTGAATGTCTCTTTCCTTTAGTTGCTTGTCTTTCTCTTCCAGTTGGTTGTCTTTCTCTTCTAATAGTTTCTCCCTCTGTTCCATTATCTGGTTCTTCTCCTCCAggagtctctctttctctctcacttcctggGTCATATCATCCAggagtctctctttctctctcacttcctggGTCATATCATCTAGTTTCTCCTTTAGTTGTTTCATCATCTTCTCTCTTAATATCTCTTTTAATTCTTTTTCCATCTTCAACTCTGAGAGCAATTAACATATTTAATTGGTTGTTTGAATAAGTAATGTATTAATTAATTCAATAGTATGTCTATAAAGACATTATCATTTGATGGAGGTGGTACAATTATTAGTAATTATTTCCTCCAGTCAACAGTTATCTGAGCTGAACCAATCATCAACTGGTCTATTGACTATTTGATACATTACAAATGAATTAGTCTGAAAAACTGAATGACATCACTCATGTTCCCTGATtcaatcctctctcctccagactcTCTCATACTTACCAAGCTCACCAGCTGATGCCTCCCTCTTCAGCTTGTCCTCCTGGGTCTCATGTTGTAAATACCATGATCCTGACTCTATGGTGTAAAACAGAGAGGTGAGTTCTGTGTGGTAGATGACATCACTATATACAGAACAAACAGGACCAATCAGATTTCTCCTGTCACTCAAGCCTCCCTCATGTAGGGACTGTGGCAACCAATGAGATCTGGTTAACTTCATAAATAATGTTGTTTTGTTATTGGTCTTTCTCTGATCAAATGATTATTGTCATTGTTGGTGATAACCAGCATTGGGCTCTATGTCAGATACAGGATATTGTGTCAGGAGGCAGGGTTCTATGGAATATACATTCAGTAGAATGTGAGGAACATATGACATCATAATACAACCTACCGTGAGAACATTTGGGGAGAGTATTGATAAATGTAAAGAAACTGATTTAATTTGTAGCCTTGAAGAAGACACACTGCTGTTCACAAGGCCTGTAGTTTTTATAGTATCAGATTAACACTCTGGTCTGTTCTTTGTCTTGTGTTATTGGTTGTCAATAAACAAAACAGACAAATAATTAATTACTCACCTATTTCTGATCATCCATTATCCAAGATGGAGAGTCATGAATAATGATCATGTAAAACAGAATGAATTAGTTATTATTGTTCATTGAATTTCTGTCTCATTACATAATTTAATGAAATACCATACATCATATTGGAATGACTGTTCATCACATTCATTACTAATGTACATCTAGGGAAAGGGATGTAAGCAGCACTACTATGTGAGCAGTCTGAGAATGACTGAATGCTTCATAATAGGATATCAAGCTAAATTCAAGCTGATTCCATGTTAATTTTGGTGTGTGAAATGTTGACCTCTATggcagatatatagtgggaggactatgtgaaatattgacctctatggcagatatatagtgggaggactatgAAAATTCTGGAAATTTGAAGAACATCTATACAGATAATACTATTGGTCCTCCAACCTTGAGAACATTTGGGAGAGTACCCATAAATGTAAAGAAACTATTTAATTTGTAGTCTTGAAGAAGACATCAAAGAATTCAAGATgattctattttcattttggtgGTGAGTTGACTCTATGGCAGAAATATAGTGGGAGGGCtgtgaaatattgacctctataacagatatatagtgggaggactatgtgaaatattgacctctatagcagatatatagtgggaggactatgtgaaatattgacctctatggcagatatatagtgggaggactatgtgaaatattgacctctatggcagatatatagtgggaggactatgtgaaatattgacctcaatagcagatatatagtgggaggactatgtgaaatgTGACCTCTATAGCAGATATAactatgtgaaatattgacctctatggcagatatatagtgggaggactatgtgaaatgttgacctctatggcagatatatagtgggaggactatgtgaaatgTTGACCTCCATagcagatatatagtgggaggactatgtgaaatgttgacctctatggcagatatatagtgggagATCGATGATATGAAAATTCTGGATAATTTGAAGAACATCTATACATCTTAATCCAACCTACCTTGAGAACATTTGGGGAGAGTATTGATAAATGTAAAGA
This window encodes:
- the LOC112247771 gene encoding trichohyalin-like, translated to MKTSKVKMSESRVHNQFKLTSEDHVEAVGEEVTLPCHLSPDTSAVAMTIRWFKRTECIYLYKNGQVTERSGYEGRVSLITQELERGNVSLRLIDFRRSDRGVYICQVIHGEQKEEAAVGLRVRRVSEIESGSWYLQHETQEDKLKREASAGELELKMEKELKEILREKMMKQLKEKLDDMTQEVREKERLLDDMTQEVREKERLLEEKNQIMEQREKLLEEKDNQLEEKDKQLKERDIQLEALRKNLQDKNSQVENFRVLLQEKDLQLEDRNHRLGEKDRLLEERQTTKGKTRRRTELENELEGKENELKERRQEVEERRQEVEEKDNLLEERENQLKERDKQVEDVNNENAELAQQICDVKTEVERLRREISAQMTEHGETSDTGSILPVRRRDSMEVPPLMGGETSDTDPTLPLRRRHSMELPPRMGGESSSPDSPVSPSVSELRLVLLGRTGAGRSAAGNTILGREEFGAQASPSAVTQRSKRREGDVCGRRLVLVDTPDWFCPGVSLEEMRQDVGLCVRLSAPGPHAFLLVIPVEPSKGEERGVLERMEEMFGEGCWEHTVILFTHDDGLKEQSIEEFLQAGSQDLQQLVEKSGSRYHVLNIKDRAHGTQVSELLDQVEEMVAGNRERFYSSQTYQEAEDQVREMEGKIQRERGERKQREERDLRERLEKELQDSLIKIEGVIQEHEGDIRTLSERTSELERQVKEERDEEKKRELERELKRESDRREEMERKLERFREKRENERREMEERHRQEMENYEGEARVEAERNLMKIVLPELQRSIMISQTKMQREFSRQMEEKNRQMEEKNRVIVEDKNIEMERLRQNLKEVRDAHSVLQKRLEREEKGQRALIGLLGWVRRNSSSWILHNLI